One region of Parambassis ranga chromosome 12, fParRan2.1, whole genome shotgun sequence genomic DNA includes:
- the tsc1b gene encoding TSC complex subunit 1b isoform X3, with protein MAREQPNVGDLLPLLETSDLHQLEEIRGLINEQLSTERGSMLLNGLVDYFLDTNSAQAMHILSSVREPHDKHLLDKMNDCMTKQACRLPTLTLLGHVIRKQPSWIHKIARYPLLLSLLKCLKTDTDVVVLITGVLVLITLLPMIPQAAKQHLWEYFDIFGRLASWNLKNPGHVSEVYLIHLHASVYSLFHRLYGMYPCNFVSYLRSHYSMKENMETFEEVVKPMLEHVRIHPELVTGTKDHELDPTRWKKYEIHDIVIECAKVSLDPKEASCEEGYATMPENFYPQIHLRAQDCTSSPYTDLHSSYGSSSSTPFSTPRQPLPPPLSLPPFSGTQSSNRSPQTSRRQNSTCELNSSCGGKDPLWSPSSLCGMATPPSSRGMSPNLELSHSASHLPSRFHCTSGGKGTPASSTPATSSPPPTLSDDFPIISLPANTVQSSPPRKDRRHGDGSKPALVRQEPVKDQEKSAEVPTNRDGGAAENISMTLTELSVFMKKQELELQLRTEKEREEAAINEELLKITEDKQELLGLRGFDSPFYHTTETLTGCQTQDKTHCNIQPGGPIRDTHHGVSTPDKVENTASSSGVGSERVCGGAGGDSRSSALGLEQSWLFQSVFTPIDHHLHRSPSAPDEEVSKFGMFSPSPCSKTPAPVPYESFFDLALPRAASLFVGQKTSEAVHKAAMERLSQREEGLEDGEEEGVMSASPLEVLDRLVQQGSDAHDKVLKRLPLPSSAPLDELHTLRSQLLLLHNQLLYERYKREQHAVRNRRLLRRIINATALEEQNNAMKDQLNLQSVDILSLRESLQVEQQRYRQLWDDRETVVTRLHSQIRQLQQGRDDYYTKNQELQSKLLECQKKMDELEAELQRANNKVCHTGHLLNQMTIKLSNSESTQQQMSFLNKQLLLLGEAHKLSMQELQHAGTDNTKEAQMLRASYGKEVEALRQSLLVQGQKLEAAQQRVAELETHLSKKEHLIAEQKKFLEDVKCQAKAELQASESRYQAQRRITQLLQTELLQLYSRVEMEAPASTCSSSPPGRRADPQSPTDTSVTVPDGPSKVHTNEEADSRPHDSPRGNGSTLSPGQPKASNSSKPTANSINGSQDLAPPLLVEPSLSCPHNNSLTPLPASDAPLTVGSYPSAKSFLGMRARELFRNKSESQCDEEQPPPRLAGLAHGLKTELCVEPPSPGYMAPVVPAPLPIPAQPPTAPPASATPLTVPTKEPAAEPKQRASSQESPCRKAGAGSGGGRSQVGSGRPRQQQLKIMDYNETHHEHS; from the exons ATGGCCAGGGAGCAGCCCAATGTGGGGGACCTCCTCCCACTCCTGGAGACCTCCGACCTCCACCAGCTAGAAGAGATCAGAGGCCTTATCAACGAGCAGCTGAGCACTG AGCGAGGGTCCATGCTGCTGAACGGGCTGGTGGACTACTTTCTAGACACAAACTCCGCCCAGGCCATGCATATCCTCTCCTCAGTCAGAGAGCCACATGATAAG CACCTTCTAGACAAGATGAACGACTGTATGACCAAACAGGCCTGCCGGCTGCCCACCCTCACGCTGCTCGGTCATGTAATTCGCAAGCAGCCGTCCTGGATCCACAAGATCGCTCGATACCCTCTGCTGCTCTCGCTGCTCAAATGCCTAAAG ACAGATACAGATGTAGTAGTGCTAATAACTGGAGTGCTGGTGCTGATCACTCTGCTGCCCATGATCCCTCAAGCTGCGAAACAACACCTGTGGGAGTATTTTGACATCTTTGGTCGTCTGGCTTCGTGGAACCTTAAGAATCCAG GGCATGTTTCAGAAGTTTACCTAATCCACCTGCACGCCAGTGTCTATTCACTTTTCCACCGTCTCTACGGCATGTACCCGTGCAACTTTGTGTCCTACCTGCGGTCCCATTACAGTATGAAGGAAAACATGGAAACCTTTGAGGAAGTAGTGAAG CCAATGCTTGAACATGTTCGTATACACCCAGAGCTAGTGACAGGAACCAAGGATCATGAGCTTGACCCCACCAG GTGGAAAAAGTATGAAATCCATGATATTGTCATCGAATGTGCCAAAGTGTCTCTAGACCCCAAGGAGGCCTCCTGTGAAGAGGGTTATGCCACCATGCCTGAGAACTTTTACCCCCAAATCCACCTGAGAGCACAAGACTGCACTTCCAGCCCGTACACAGACCTCCATAGCAGCTATG GAAGCTCTTCCTCGACCCCGTTCTCCACTCCACGGCAACCGCTACCCCCGCCCCTGTCCTTGCCCCCCTTCTCAGGGACACAGTCCTCCAACCGCAGCCCACAGACCTCCAGACGGCAG AACTCCACCTGTGAACTCAACTCTTCCTGTGGGGGGAAGGACCCTCTGTGGAGCCCATCCTCGTTGTGTGGCATGGCCACGCCCCCTTCCTCAAGGGGCATGTCACCCAACTTAGAGCTCTCCCACAGTGCCTCACACCTTCCCAGCCGCTTCCACTGCACATCAG GAGGGAAAGGAACGCCTGCCTCCAGCACTCCAGCCACCTCTTCCCCACCTCCCACCCTATCAGACGACTTCCCCATAATTTCCCTGCCAGCTAACACGGTCCAGTCCAGCCCACCAAGAAAG GATCGACGGCATGGGGATGGCAGTAAGCCAGCACTGGTGAGGCAGGAACCAGTGAAGGATCAGGAGAAAAGTGCTGAAGTACCTACAAACAGAG ATGGCGGAGCCGCAGAGAACATCTCTATGACTCTGACAGAGCTGTCGGTTTTTATGAAGAAGCAGGAGCTGGAGCTTCAGCTGagaacagagaaggagagggaggagg cagcaatcAACGAGGAGCTGCTGAAGATCACCGAAGATAAGCAGGAGCTGTTGGGCCTGAGGGGCTTTGACTCCCCATTTTATCACACCACTGAGACTCTGACCGGCTGTCAGACACAGGACAAGACCCACTGCAACATCCAGCCTGGAGGCCCCATCAGGGACACGCACCATGGCGTATCAACACCGGACAAAGTGGAGAACACAGCAAGCAGCAGCGGTGTTGGGAGCGAAAGAGtatgtggaggagcaggaggagacagTAGGAGTTCAGCCCTCGGCCTTGAGCAGTCTTGGTTGTTCCAGTCAGTTTTCACTCCCATTGATCACCACTTGCACCGGAGCCCCTCTGCCCCAGATGAGGAGGTCAGCAAGTTTGGGATGTTCTCGCCTAGCCCCTGCAGCAAGACCCCAGCCCCAGTTCCCTATGAGTCATTTTTTGACCTGGCTCTGCCAAGGGCGGCCTCACTATTCGTTGGCCAAAAGACTTCGGAAGCGGTGCATAAGGCGGCAATGGAGAGGCTGTCGCAGCGGGAGGAGGGTTTGGAGGatggggaggaggaaggggtaATGTCTGCTTCACCACTGGAGGTGCTGGATCGCCTTGTTCAGCAGGGGAGTGACGCCCATGATAAAGTTCTCAAGAG ATTACCTTTGCCAA GTTCAGCTCCACTGGACGAGCTCCACACGCTGCGCagccagctgctcctgctgcacaaCCAGCTGCTGTACGAGCGCTACAAGAGGGAGCAGCACGCCGTCCGCAACCGACGCCTTCTCCGACGCATCATCAACGCCACCGCACTGGAGGAGCAGAATAATGCAATG aaagaccagctgaacctgcagaGCGTGGACATCCTGTCTCTAAGAGAGagcctgcaggtggagcagcagcggTACAGGCAGCTGTGGGACGACCGCGAGACGGTGGTGACCAGGCTACACAGTCAGATCAGACAACTGCAGCAAGGTCGAGACGACTACTACACCAAGAACCAGGAACTCCAG AGCAAGTTGCTGGAGTGTCAGAAAAAGATGGATGAACtggaggctgagctgcagagggCCAACAACAAAGTCTGCCACACTGGTCACCTTCTCAACCAGATGACTATCAAG CTGAGCAACAGCGAGAGCACCCAGCAGCAGATGAGCTTCCTGaacaagcagctgctgctcctcggGGAGGCGCATAAGCTGTCCATGCAGGAGTTGCAGCACGCAGGCACCGATAACACAAAG GAGGCCCAGATGCTACGGGCATCATATGGCAAGGAGGTGGAGGCGTTAAGGCAGAGTCTCCTGGTTCAGGGTCAAAAACTAGAGGCAGCGCAGCAGAGAGTCGCTGAGCTGGAGACACACCTCTCCAAAAAGGAGCACCTCATCGCCGAGCAAAAGAAGTTCCTCGAAGATGTAAAATGTCAAGCAAA GGCGGAGCTGCAGGCCTCAGAAAGCAGGTATCAGGCACAGAGGAGAAtcactcagctgctgcagactgaACTCCTGCAGCTCTACAGCAGAGTAGAGATGGAAGCTCCAGCCAGCACCTGCTCCAGCTCACCACCAGGGCGCAGAGCTGACCCACAATCTCCTACTGACACCAG TGTCACAGTGCCAGATGGACCAAGTAAAGTTCACACCAACGAAGAGGCGGACAGCAGACCACATGACTCCCCTCGGGGCAACGGCAGCACTTTATCTCCAGGGCAACCAAAGGCGAGCAACTCTTCCAAGCCAACAGCCAATTCCATCAATGGCAGCCAGGACCTGGCCCCTCCCCTGCTCGTGGAGCCCTCGCTATCTTGCCCCCACAACAACTCACTCACACCCTTGCCCGCCTCAGATGCCCCACTGACCGTGGGCTCTTATCCCAGCGCCAAAAGCTTCCTGGGCATGAGGGCGCGCGAGCTGTTCCGCAACAAGAGCGAGAGCCAGTGTGACGAAGAGCAACCACCTCCCCGCCTTGCTGGCCTTGCCCACGGCTTGAAGACTGAGTTGTGCGTGGAGCCACCCTCCCCAGGTTATATGGCTCCTGTCGTCCCAGCACCTTTGCCCATTCCAGCCCAGCCCCCTACCGCACCCCCCGCCTCGGCTACTCCTCTCACTGTGCCCACCAAGGAGCCCGCAGCCGAGCCCAAGCAGCGGGCCTCCAGCCAGGAAAGTCCTTGCAGAAAAGCAGGAGCAGGCTCAGGCGGAGGGAGGAGTCAGGTAGGGTCCGGTCGCCCCCGGCAACAGCAGCTAAAGATCATGGACTACAATGAAACACATCACGAGCACAGTTAG